A genomic window from Plutella xylostella chromosome 23, ilPluXylo3.1, whole genome shotgun sequence includes:
- the LOC119692527 gene encoding octopamine receptor, with translation MGQANLTMGNSTSLDAAAGPEEYCAAADEPQYPSSLGLALAVPQWEAVATAVVLTLIILSTIVGNILVILSVFTYKPLRIVQNFFIVSLAVADLTVAILVLPFNVAYSILGQWVFGIYVCKMWLTCDIMCCTSSILNLCAIALDRYWAITDPINYAQKRTLERVLLMIGIVWALSLIISSPPLLGWNDWPEVFETDTPCRLTSQPGFVIFSSSGSFYIPLVIMTVVYFEIYLATKKRLRDRAKATKISTISSGQNRPAKDNDHHDQDSVSSEANHNEHPAAARLVADPPKKPRKATPKKRPKKRYWSKDDKCHNKLIIPILSNDNSVTDAGEGEARQTSSESNSKEAHEDEVILREAKPPPKPKRPKPPQQNSVYQFIEEKQRISLTRERRAARTLGIIMGVFVVCWLPFFVIYLVIPFCASCCLSNKFINFITWLGYVNSALNPLIYTIFNMDFRRAFKKLLCMKP, from the coding sequence ATGGGGCAGGCCAACCTCACGATGGGCAACTCCACCTCACTGGACGCCGCGGCGGGCCCCGAGGAGTACTGCGCGGCGGCGGACGAGCCCCAGTACCCGAGCAGCCTCGGCCTGGCGCTGGCCGTGCCGCAGTGGGAGGCCGTCGCCACCGCCGTGGTCCTCACGCTCATCATCCTCTCGACCATCGTCGGGAACATCCTCGTCATCCTCAGCGTCTTCACCTACAAACCCCTGCGCATCGTCCAGAACTTCTTCATAGTCTCCCTCGCGGTTGCCGACCTCACCGTCGCCATACTGGTGCTGCCGTTCAACGTCGCCTACTCCATCCTCGGGCAGTGGGTGTTCGGCATCTACGTGTGCAAGATGTGGCTCACGTGCGACATCATGTGCTGCACCTCGTCAATACTGAACCTGTGCGCCATCGCCCTCGACCGGTACTGGGCCATCACTGACCCCATCAACTACGCGCAGAAGCGGACGCTCGAGCGAGTTCTGCTGATGATCGGCATCGTGTGGGCGCTGTCGCTCATCATCAGCTCGCCGCCGCTGCTCGGTTGGAACGACTGGCCCGAGGTCTTCGAGACCGATACGCCGTGCCGCCTCACCTCGCAGCCCGGCTTCGTCATCTTCTCCTCCTCGGGATCCTTTTACATACCACTAGTTATTATGACCGTAGTTTATTTCGAAATTTACTTGGCCACCAAAAAGAGACTGAGGGACCGCGCCAAGGCAACTAAAATCAGCACCATATCGAGCGGACAGAACCGTCCGGCCAAAGACAACGACCACCACGACCAAGACTCGGTGAGTTCGGAGGCGAACCACAACGAGCACCCGGCGGCCGCGCGCCTTGTGGCCGACCCGCCCAAGAAACCCAGAAAGGCGACGCCAAAGAAGAGACCGAAGAAGCGGTACTGGAGCAAGGACGACAAGTGCCACAACAAGTTGATCATTCCGATCCTGTCGAACGACAACTCGGTGACGGACGCGGGCGAGGGGGAGGCGAGGCAGACGTCGTCGGAGAGCAACTCGAAGGAGGCGCATGAAGATGAGGTGATCCTGCGCGAGGCGAAGCCGCCGCCGAAGCCGAAGAGACCAAAGCCGCCGCAGCAGAACAGCGTGTACCAGTTCATCGAGGAGAAGCAGCGCATCTCGCTGACCCGcgagcggcgcgcggcgcggacGCTCGGCATCATCATGGGCGTGTTCGTGGTCTGCTGGCTGCCCTTCTTCGTCATCTACCTCGTCATCCCGTTCTGCGCCAGCTGCTGTCTCTCCAACAAGTTCATCAATTTCATCACGTGGCTCGGCTACGTCAACTCGGCACTCAACCCACTCATTTACACCATCTTTAATATGGACTTCCGCAGAGCCTTCAAGAAGCTGCTCTGTATGAAGCCCTGA